ACCAGTTCCTGCTGCGCATAACCGATCTGAACGCCGAAACGGCCCACGGGGGTTTCGCCGCTGTAGGACAGGAGCGTGGAGAAGCCGGGCGACCATTCTTCCGCGAGGTCGCCGACATTGTACTCAAACGTACCGGCAATCTTGAAACCGTCCGTATCGAGCGGCTTGCGGGTGACGAGGTTGACCGTACCGGAGATACCGCCGTCGATCATGTCGGCCGTGGTGTTCTTGTACACCTCGACGCGGCCGAGAAGTTCGGGCGACACGTCGTTGAAGGAAAGCGAGCGGCCGCCGTTTGCGGAGAAGATATCGCGGCCGTTCAGCTCGGAACGCACGAAGGCGAGGCCGCGGATGATGACGCCGGAGCCTTCGACCGAGAAACGGTCGGGGTCGTCGCGCTGCTCGAAACGGGAGATGTTGACGCCGGGAACGCGCTGCAGGGCTTCTGCGACGGAGCGGTCGGGCAGAGCGCCGATGTCTTCCGCGCTGATGACGTCGACCACGGTGTCCGCGTCGCGCTTCACATCCTGCGCCGTGTTGAGCGAGGCGCGGAAGCCGGTGACGATGATGACGTTGTCGTCGTCTTCCACGCTTTCCGGCGTACCGGCGGGGAATTCCTGGTCTTCACTGACGTCCTGCGCGAACGCGGCGGGCGAGAGCGCCAGCGAAAGGGCCAGGCCCGACACCGTGGCCAGCGCACCTGCGCGGCCGGAACGCGAATCGCTCTTTTTCCTGAAATTCATCAAACTTCCTCCCAATTGCAGGCGCAGTTCACCCACACTTCTGAGTGTCCGTTACCCATCATTGTGAACGCTCACAAGGCAAAAAATGAGCGTTCACAATTGCGCATTTGCAGCGTAGGAAAAGTGCAACACTTCCGCCGCGGCGCGGTTCAATCGGAACGGACAGGGCAATCCATGGCAATCGAGAAGATCGTAATCGTCGGCGGTGGCACGGCCGGCTGGATGGCCGCTGCGGCCCTCTCGCGCCTGATCGAAGGCAGTTCGCTCAGCGTCACGCTGATCGAATCCGAACAGATCGGGACGGTCGGCGTGGGAGAGGCCACAATCCCGCCCTTCGTCGACTTCAACCGCCAGCTGGAGATCGACGAGCGCGAGCTGCTGTCGATGATCAACGGCACGTTCAAGCTGGGCATCCAGTTCGTGAACTGGGGCCAGGTGGGTGACAGCTACATCCACCCCTTCGGCGATTACGGCTACCAGATCGACGGCGTACCCTTCCATCACCTGTGGCACCGGATGCAGGCGCTGGGCGACAAGCGCCCGATCCAGGTCTTCAATGCCGAGACCATGGCCGCGTTCTTCGGCAAGTTCGCGCCCACGCCGGAGAACCAGCTTGAAGACCTGCCGCCGGTCAACTTTGCCTATCACATCGATGCCGGCGCCTACGCCCGCTTCCTGCGCCGCTATGCCGAGAAGCGCGGTGCCGTCCGGCTGGAAGGCCGCATCGAGGATACCGCACTCGACGCCGAGACCGGCTTCGTCACCTCCGTCACCATGGATAATGGCGAGACCGTGGAAGGCGATTTCTTCGTCGACTGTTCAGGCTTCCGCGGCCTGCTGATCGAGCAGGCGCTGGAGACGGGATACGAGGACTGGTCCCACTGGCTGCCTTGCGACCGCGCCGTGGCCCTGCCCTGCAACCGCGACGATGGCAGCCCGCCTGCCCCCTTCACCCGCGCCACGGCCCATTCCGCCGGCTGGCAATGGCAGGTCCCGCTGCAGCACCGCAACGGCAATGGCCATGTCTATTGCAGCACCCACATGGGCGATGACGAAGCGCATGCGATCCTGACTTCGAACCTTGCGGGCAAACCGACGGCGGACCCGAATTTCCTCCGCTTCACCACCGGGCGGCGCAAGAAGTTCTGGAACAAGAATGTCGTGGCCCTGGGGCTGGCCGGTGGCTTCATGGAGCCGCTGGAGTCCACCTCCATCCACCTGATCAACACCGGGGTGACCAAGCTGATGGCGCTGCTGTCACTCAGCGGCGTCACGCAGGCACAGGAAGACGCCTTCAACCGGCTTACGGGCAAGGAATACGACCGGATCCGCGATTTCCTGATCCTGCATTACCACCGCACGGACCGGACCGATTCCGATTTCTGGAATTACGTGCGCACGATGGATGTGCCGGACACGCTGAAAGAGAAGATGAGCCTGTTCCAATCCATGGGTCAGGTCTTCCGCGAGGATGACGAGCTGTTCACGCAGACCAGCTGGGCCGCGGTGATGCTGGGCCAGGGGCTGAAGATGCAGGGCCACAGCGCCACCGCAGACGCGCTGGACCTCAACGCACTGAAGCCCGAGATCGATGGCATCGAGCAGTCCATCCGCTTTCTGGTGCAGAACATGCCCGCGCACGGCGAGTTCCTGGCGCGTTACTGCCCGGCATCCGCCGCTGCGTGACCTGATCTTTGGGAAGTGGTGCCGCTTAGAGGATTCGAACCTCTGACCCCATCATTACGAATGATGTGCTCTACCAACTGAGCTAAAGCGGCGCCCGTGAGGCCCGTTATCGCGTGCGGTGGCCGCTTGCAATTGCCGGACTTCAAAAAATGGAGGCCCGAGCCGGAATCGAACCGGCGTGCAAGGATTTGCAGTCCTCTGCGTAACCACTCCGCCATCGGGCCTCACCCTGCCTGACGACAGGAAGTGCGCCCCTAGCGAATGCGGGAATGGAGGGCAACGCGATTCTTGCCGCGCCATGGCGGGCCAGGCGATCAGCCCGCGTCGGAGCTGGCCGGCTGGAGCCCCTGGGTGCGAAGATAGGCATCCAGCCTGTCCTCGCCGGACCTGCTGCCATGTGCCGCATCCCGCAGCATGAAGGGACCGTGAGCGCCGGGCTCCAGCCGGTAACCCCCGCGCGGATCTGTAACCACGATGCCGCTGCAGTCATTGGCGGCCAGCTTCGATCGCAGGCGGGCCACGTGGACTTCCACGCTGTTCGTTTCCGGAATGTGGTTGAGCCGCCAGACATCGCGCAGCAATTGCTCGCGAGTCACCGGCTCCCCCGGATCATCGGCCAGCCGCCACAATACGCCGAATTCGCGGGGGTGGAGCCTCAGCCAGTTGGCTCCCGATCGCGCGTCGCGGTGGAACAGGTCCAGCGTGAGCGGCCCGATTTCGCGCCAGCGCGGCAGCATGTCGAACATGTCCGCCACGCGCGCGGCGCGTACGGCAAGTTCGCTCGATCCGGTGGCGGCAGGCAGCGCCTCGGCGCAGCCCAACTTGATCAGCGCGGCGCGCGTTGCCGGTTCTTCCGCGCCCAGCATGATCATGCGCCAGGCCGGCTGGTCCGCTTCGGCGATGGCGATGCCTTCGGACGCGGCAAGCGGGCGCAGGTCGCACAGCAGGACATGCTTGCAGGTGGCGCGCGCGCCGTGATGGCCGCGGCACAATTGCCAGCCATGCGACCGCAAATCCCATTCAGGAGGCGGATCGGCCGGCCGGCCAATCCATCCAAACCATCTCAAAACGTCACTCCGCCCCGCTGCAGGCTGCAAAGGACCAGCCTTGGCGCAGGGATGCAAGCTGGCAATCACCCTGATGGTCGATTGCGGGACGGTTACAAGGACTTACCTTCGCGCGGGCAAAGCCGCAGCCAGGCTGGATATGCTGCCTATTCCGCGCCGCCCGGGCCGGACAGGAACCGCTTGATGTTACGTGCAGCCTGGCGAAGGCGCTGCTCGTTTTCCACCATGGCAATGCGCACATGTCCCTCGCCGCGCTCGCCAAAGCCGACGCCCGCAGCAACGGCAACGCCCGCTTCGGTCAGCAGCCGTTTGGAGAACTCCAGGCTGCCCATATGCGCCATCTGTTCGGGCAGCGGGGCCCAGGTGAACATGGATGCGGCGGGCAGCGGGATCGGCCAGCCAGCGCGGGTGAAGCTTTCCACCATCACGTCGCGCCGTTTCTGGTAGAGGTCGCGGTTGCGCTGCACCACGTCCTCCGGCCCGTTGAGCGCGGCGCAGGCGGCGGCCTGGATGGGCGTAAAGGCGCCGTAGTCCAGATAGCTCTTCACCCGCGTCAGCGCGGCGACCATCCGCCGGTTGCCGACACAGAAACCCATGCGCCATCCGGCCATGGAGAAGGTCTTGGACAGGCTGGTAAACTCCACCGCCACGTCCTTCGCGCCCTTCACCTGCAGGATGGAGGGCGTCGGCTTCCCGTCGAAATACAGTTCCGAATAGGCGAGGTCGGACAGCACCATCACCTTGTTGTCGCGCGCCCAGTCCACCAGCCGTTCGTAGAATGCCAGGTCCACCACTTCGGCCGTGGGGTTGGACGGGTAATTCACGATCAGCACGGTGGGGCGCGGCACGGTGTAGGCCATGGCCGCTTCCAGCGCGCGCCAGTAGTCCTCGTTCGGGGTGACCGGCACGGAGCGGATCGTCGCGCCCGCCACGATGAAACCGAAGGTGTGGATCGGGTAGGACGGGTTCGGCGCCAGCACCACATCCCCCGGCGCGCTGATCGCGGTGGCCAGGCTGGCCAGGCCTTCCTTCGAACCCATGGTGACGACAACCTCGCCGTCCGGGTCCAGGTCGACGCCGAAGCGCCGCGCGTAATAATCGGCCTGCGCCTTGCGCAGCCCCGGTATGCCGCGCGACTGGGAATAGCCGTGCGCATTTGGCTTTCGTGCCACCTCGCACAATTTGTCGATCACATAATCGGGCGGCGGCAGGTCGGGATTGCCCATGCCAAGGTCGATGATGTCCTGCCCCGCCTGCCGTGCAGCATGCCGCATCGCGTTCACTTCCGCGATCACATACGGCGGCAGGCGCTTCATGCGGTAGAATTCTTCGTCCATGTCCCTCGGCCAATCACAGCAGGTTCGCGGCCGTTACTGCCGGTTTCCTTTGGTCCGCGCAATGCGCGCTGGAAGCAGCGGCAACAAAATGGTCCTGACAATTTCTTCGCATGCGCTAAGCTGCGGCCATGGCAAAGCAGGATGACAGCTCGCAAGACGTGGCCAATATCTTCACGGAGATGCTGCGGATCCAGGGGGAAGTGGCGCGGCAGGCCTTCGGCACCGCGCTGCCCGGCTATGACGGGCTGGTCCCCGACCAGGAGCAGATCGACGAATGGGGCAAATCCACGCTGCGCATCCAGAAGATGTGGCTCGATGCGGGCGGGCGGGAAGATGACAGCCCCCTGCCCCTGATGGCGGACCCCGCCAGCTGGTTCGACACTATGCAGAAGCTGGCACAGGCGAATCCGCTGCTCGATCCCGATCGCCAGCAGGCCATGATGGCCGAAGGGCTGGAGCTTTGGGAGCGGGTGCTGGGCGGATACGGCATCGGCCCCAAGGCTGGCGGCGAGGAACCCTCCGAACTGCCGCGCAAGGATCGCCGCTTTGCCGATCCCGCCTGGCGCGAGCAGCCTGTCTATGCCCTGATGCACCAGACTTACCTGCTGCTGGCAGAGCGCATCCAGCAGGCGGTGGACGGCCTGCAGGGCATGGAAGAGGAAGAGCGTGAGCAGCTGCGCTTCGCCACCCGGTCCGTGCTGGAGGCGATGAGCCCGGCCAATTTCCCGCTGACCAACCCTGTGGTGCTGGAACGCACGCTGGACACGCAGGGCCGCAACCTTGTGACGGGGATGGAGCGGCTGGCGGGCGACATCGAGCGCGGCCAGCTGACCCATACGGATTCCAGCGCCTTCACGCTTGGCAAGAACATCGCGGTGACGCCCGGCAAGGTTGTGCACGAGACGCCGATGTACCAGCTGATCCAGTATTCGCCGGCGACGGACGAGGTGTACCAGACGCCGCTGGTGATCTTCCCGCCATGGATCAACCGCTTCTACATCCTGGACCTGAACCCCAAGAAAAGCTTCGTGCGCTGGGCGGTCGAGCAGGGGCTGACCGTCTTCATGGTCAGTTGGAAGAGCGCCGACGAGAGCATGGCGGATGTCGAGTGGGACGATTACATCCGCGCCCAGATCGATGCGATCGACCATGTCCGCGCGCGCCTGAAAGTGCCCGCCGTCCACACCATCGGCTATTGCGTCGCGGGCACGACGCTGGCGGCGACGCTGGCGATCCTGGCGCGGCGCGGCGAGGCGGACAAGGTCGCCAGCGCCACCTTCTTCACCGCGCAGGTCGATTTCGAGCAGGCGGGCGAGCTGAAGCACTTTGTCGACGATACGAAGCTGGAAATGATCCGGCAGGCCAGCCAGGGCGGATACCTTGACGGACGCTACATGGCCGCCACCTTCAACCTGCTGCGCGGGTCGGACCTGATCTGGAACACGATGGTGCAGCATTACCTGCTTGGCGAGGATTATCCCGCCTTCGACCTGCTGCACTGGAACGGGGATGTCACCAACCTGCCCGCCAAGTGGCACAGCCAGTACCTGCGCGATTTGTATCGCGACAACCGGCTGGTCGTGCCCGACGCGCTGGTGGCGGATGGCACCAGCATCGACCTCAACCTGATCGAGACCCCAGCCTATGTGCAGGCTGGCCGCGAGGACCACATCGCCCCGCCGGAAAGCGTGTGGAAGCTGGGCCAGGTGCTGAACGGGCCGGTGCGCTTCGTTCTGGCCGGCAGCGGGCATATCGCCGGCGTGGTCAATCCGCCGGGTTCGGGTAAGTACCAGTACTGGATCAACGATGGTGAGCCGGGCAGCCTGGACGAGTTCCGCGAAGGCGCAGTCGAACACCCCGGAAGCTGGTGGACTGACTGGATCGCCTGGATCGAGCAGCAAGCCCCCAAGCGCATCAAGGCGACCGGGAAACGCAAGCCCGGATCGGGCCGCGACAAGGTGATAGAGGATGCACCGGGCCGCTACGTAGCCACCCGATAATCGCCTTAGCCAGTTGAAAAACCGCCGAAATCTGTCCTGGCGCGACGAGCCGTGCACCAATTATGTTGCACTGCACAAAAACGCTTGACTTCGCAGCTGCAACATCTAAATTGTGCAGTGCAACAAAAGCCGTCCCGATGACGGGTTGCCGAAAGCGAGGTTCAGAATGGCAGATGCCGTGGACAATGCAGAGAAAGCCTACGCGGAAGCTTCCGCCGAAGCCAAGCCCGTAGCGAAGCCCGCTGCGGCGAAGGCCGATGCCAAGGCATCGCCGGAGCCGAAGAAGGCGGAGCCCAAGACGAAGGCTGCGACCGAGAAGGCCGCGCCGAAGACCAAGGCCGTGGCCAAGAAGCCCGCGCCGAAGAAGGCCGCCGCCAAGGCGCCGAAAAAGAAAACCACGCGTGTCGGGGTCACATCCGCCGCGAAGAGAAAAGCCCGCGTCGCGGGGCGCAAGCCGGCCGCAAAGCCGATCGCCGCCCAGGTGGACGCAAAATCACTTAACGAATTGAAGGAAAAGATCATGGCCAAGAAGACCGAAGATTTCACCAAGACGATGACCACCGCGATGACCGAAATGCAGGATCGCGCGAAGTCCGCTTACGAAAAGAGCACCGAGTTCGCCGGCGAAGCCACCGAATTTGCCAAGGGCAATGTCGAAGCCGTCGTCGAAAGCGGCAAGATCCTGTCCGGCGGCATGCAGGACATGGGCGCTACCGTGGTTGCCGAAGCCAAGTCGGCTTACAAAACCATGACCGCCGACATGAAGGAAATGGCCGCCGTGAAGAGCCCGACGGACCTCTTCCAGCTGCAGGGTGCCATCCTGCGTCGTAACTTCGACGCAATGGTCCAGGCTTCTTCCAAGAACACGGAAGCTGCGATGAAGCTGGCCAACGATGCCTTCGCGCCGATCTCCGCCCGCGCCAACGTCGCAGCGGACAAGCTGGCCAAGGTCGCTGCCTAAGCGACCTACGGTTTAGCCGGGGATACCTCTCTCCTCCTCTTCCCCGGCGAATGATGCGGGCCGGAAGCGTGAATGCGCTTCCGGCCCGTTATCGTTTCCGGCCCGGCGGCCAGGCCTTTCATCCATCAAGATGACGGATGGTCGCTTTGCCCCTTGAAGCCTGCCCGCGCGATACGATATTCGCCCTTCGATGAGCGTTCCCCTGCCCCTTCCAGTTAACCGGCCGCACCGTGCACGCCCCTTCCCGCCCATGGCGGCCGATGACGGCGTGAAGAAGGGCGATGACGATGCCGGCGATACGGAAACCGGCATCGCCACCAAGACCCGCGCCAAGCCGAAGAAGCCTAGCCAGTACAAGGTGCTGCTGCTGAACGACGATTACACGCCGATGGAATTCGTGGTGGTCGTGCTGAAGAAGTTCTTCCGCATGGACATGGAACAGGCCACGCGCGTCATGCTCCACGTACACCAGCGCGGTGTGGGCGTGTGCGGCATCTTCCCCTACGAAATCGCCGAAACCAAGGTGAACCAGGTGATGGATTGCGCGCGGGAAAACCAGCACCCGCTGCAATGCACGCTGGAAAAGGCCTGACAATTCGGGTCCCTTCGGGCTAAGGCCGCCGGATTGATCGATCTTCGGCTGCGCGAGACCTCGTGACTTTCATCACCAAGACAGACCGGTACATCTTCAAGCTGGTGCTTGTGCCGATGATCAGCGTCTTCGTTATCGCGGCCTCGCTGCTGCTGCTCGACAAGATGCTGCGGCTGTTCGAATTCGTTTCCAGCGAAGGCGGGCCCGTCGGCGTCGTCTTCAAGATGCTGCTGAACCTGATCCCGGAATATTCCACGCTGGCCATCCCGCTCGGCCTGCTGCTGGGCATCCTGCTGGCCTTCCGCAAGCTTGCCACCAGCAGCGAGATCGACGTGATGCGCGCCGTTGGCTGGGGCTATGGCCGCCTGCTGCGCGTGCCTTACCTCATCACCCTGTTCCTGGTGGCGGTGAATTTCGCCATCGTCGGCTACCTCTCGCCGCTGGCGCGCTACACCTATTCGGAGCTGGAGTACGAGCTGCAGTCCGGCGCGCTGGGGGCCAGCATCAAGGTGGGCGAATTCGTCAGTCTGGAAGACCAGATCGCCCTGCGTATCGAGGCGAGCGAGGACGAGGGGCGCGAGCTGCGCGGCATCTTCGTTCGGCTGGGCGCATCGGACGGGCAGGTGCTGTCCATCTCTGCGCGCGAAGGGCGCTTCCTGGCCAACCGGGAAGATCGCAACACCATCATCCTGCGGCTGGCCGATGGCACGATCATCCATGACGATCCCGGCCAGGTGCCGCGCGTGCTGAGCTTCAGCCAGCATGACCTGCCGATCGACCTGCCCGCCATCGAACGCTTCCGCGAGCGCGGACAGGTGGGCGACCGCCGCGAGTTTATCCTGCCGGAACTGGTGCGCGTCGGCTGGGCGGACAGCACGACCGAGGTCGAACGCGATGCCACGCTAGCAAACCTCAACTTCCGGTTGGTGGAGGTGGTTATGATGTTCCTGCTGCCGCTGCTGGCGGTGGCGCTGGCCATCCCTCCCAAGCGATCGACCAGCGCACTGGGCGTGTTCGTGGCGATCGTGATGGTCGTGGCCTATCACAAGATCAACCAGTACGGCGAAGGCGTGGCTGAGCTTGGCCGCGTGAATCCGTACCTCGCCTTATGGGGGCCGTTCGTGGTCTTCGCGGGCATCATCGTGTGGATGTACCACCAGGTCGCCCATGTGCCGGGCGGACAGGCCATCGGCGCGCTGGAAGCTTTCTATGGCAAGACGGCAAAGCGGCTCGGCCGCCTGCTGAAACGGGGCCGGCCACGCGCCGCGCAGGAGGAGGCCGCCGGTGTTGTTTGACTTCTTCCCGTCGCGAAAGCTGACCTGGTACCTGGCGAAGACCTTCATCACGCGCATCCTGGCGATGCTGGTGATGCTGGTGCTGGTGCTGCTGGCACTGGACCTGCTTTCCAAGACCGGGGACATCCTGGCCTATGAGGGCAATGGGCAGGCCGAACTGCTGCGTTATGCCGGGTACCGGATGCCGCAGCTGGTCGCGCGCTTCATGCCTTATTCCGTGCTGCTCGCCACAATCATCACCTTGGCGACACTGAACCAGAACAGCGAGGTGACGGCGATGAAGGCCGCCGGGCTTTCCGCGCACCAGATCCTGGCGCCGCTATTGCTGACGGCGCTGGTGGTCGCGGGCTTCTCCTTCGTGTTCAACGAGCGTGTGGTGACGCGCGTAACGTCGGACCTGCAGACATGGCAGGGCGTCGATTACGGACCGATGCCCAAGGAGAGCGGGACGCGCACCAATGTCTACCTGACGGACGGCCAGAACGTGCTGATGGCGCGCACGGTATCGGGTAGCGGGGCGCAGACGCTGATGCGCGATGTCACCTTCTACCAGCGGGACGAAGCGGGAATGATCCGCCAGCGCATGCAGGCCGACAGCGCAAGCTATGCCGGCAACGGCTGGCGGCTGGAAAACCCGCGCAGCTTCGATGTGGCCCGCGCGTCCGAACGCGCGCTGGAGGGCGATGTGGTGGTCGCGCCGGAACTGGGCCTCGACGAAGTGGCGCTGGGCAAGATCAATCCCGATGCAGAAACGCTGAGCGAACTGTCAGCCTCCATCGCCGCGCTGAAGGCCACAGGTCGCCGTACGGCGGAACTGGAAGGCAAATGGTGGCACAAGATCTCCGGCCCGCTCTCCGCCGTGCTGATGCCCTTGCTGGGCGCGGTTGCAGGCTTCGGCCTAGCGCGGTCCGGCCAGCTGTTTGCGCGCGCCGTGATCGGCATGTCGCTCGGCTTTGCCTATTTCGTGGTCGACAATGCGGCGCTGGCGATGGGTAGCTTCGGCGGATACCCGCCCCTGCTCGCAGCCTGGGCGCCTTTCTTCCTGTTCTTCCTGATCGGCGAGACCGTGCTGATCCGTACGGAGGAATAAGGCAAAATATGGCGCAATTGAGGCAGATTTGCCTTATTGCCATTTTCCTGCCACATTTTGCCTTGCCGGCTCGCCCTACCGAGTCGCATTGGGGATAATCCCCGCAAGGAGAGTGATATGAAAAAGATCCTGATTTCCGCCCTCGTCGCCACCTCCGCACTCGGCCTGGCCGCTTGCGACCCCAACGCTGCTGACGACACCGTCGTGACCGATGGCGCCGACACCACCTCCGTCGATGACGGCACGGCTGCGGTCGAGCCGGTCGAAGGCGACGCGCCTGCCGTGACGACCGACGGCGAGACCGACAGTGTCACCGTGGGTGAAGACGGCGTGGAAGCCAATATCGGCGACACGCAGGTCTCCGTCGATGCCGATGGCACGGCCAACGCCACGATCGCTGCCGACAAGTAAGCAGCGGGGCGCCGCGGCGCCTGCCAAATGAAAAGCCCCCGGGCCATAACGGTCCGGGGGCTTTTTCATGCCTGCAATGAACGGCCGTGTCAGCGGCGCATGGTTGACCGGCCGATGCGCGCCACCAGCGGCAGCATGCCCTTGTGGCTTGCACCGTGTAATGTGTCCGCTCCGTCCACGAAGTGTCCGCGCAGGCGGCGATGCGCCTCACCCAGCGAGTGATAGGGCATGGACGGCATCAGATGGTGCAGCGCGTGATAGCGCAGGCCGACCGGCGCCCACAGCTCCGCGAAGGGTGACGGCGGCGGCACGTTGACGCTGTCGAGATATTGCGCGGTGACCGTCATGGCCTCGCCCTCGTTCTCCCAAAGGTGCGCGACGAGCGTGCGTAGCTGGTTGAACACCGCCACCACGCTGAACACGGCCAGCGCGATCAGCAGCGGCCGCCAGCCAAAGGCAAAGACGCTGCCGATCAGGGCCCATGACCAGGCAAAGCATGCCGCTTCCTGCAGCATGAAGCGTTTGCGGGCTTCACCCGTCTCTGCGCGGCGGCGAAACGCGGGGTTGATGGCGAGCGCGGAAAAGCGC
This genomic interval from Paraurantiacibacter namhicola contains the following:
- a CDS encoding tryptophan halogenase family protein; translated protein: MAIEKIVIVGGGTAGWMAAAALSRLIEGSSLSVTLIESEQIGTVGVGEATIPPFVDFNRQLEIDERELLSMINGTFKLGIQFVNWGQVGDSYIHPFGDYGYQIDGVPFHHLWHRMQALGDKRPIQVFNAETMAAFFGKFAPTPENQLEDLPPVNFAYHIDAGAYARFLRRYAEKRGAVRLEGRIEDTALDAETGFVTSVTMDNGETVEGDFFVDCSGFRGLLIEQALETGYEDWSHWLPCDRAVALPCNRDDGSPPAPFTRATAHSAGWQWQVPLQHRNGNGHVYCSTHMGDDEAHAILTSNLAGKPTADPNFLRFTTGRRKKFWNKNVVALGLAGGFMEPLESTSIHLINTGVTKLMALLSLSGVTQAQEDAFNRLTGKEYDRIRDFLILHYHRTDRTDSDFWNYVRTMDVPDTLKEKMSLFQSMGQVFREDDELFTQTSWAAVMLGQGLKMQGHSATADALDLNALKPEIDGIEQSIRFLVQNMPAHGEFLARYCPASAAA
- a CDS encoding winged helix-turn-helix domain-containing protein produces the protein MRSHGWQLCRGHHGARATCKHVLLCDLRPLAASEGIAIAEADQPAWRMIMLGAEEPATRAALIKLGCAEALPAATGSSELAVRAARVADMFDMLPRWREIGPLTLDLFHRDARSGANWLRLHPREFGVLWRLADDPGEPVTREQLLRDVWRLNHIPETNSVEVHVARLRSKLAANDCSGIVVTDPRGGYRLEPGAHGPFMLRDAAHGSRSGEDRLDAYLRTQGLQPASSDAG
- a CDS encoding LL-diaminopimelate aminotransferase produces the protein MDEEFYRMKRLPPYVIAEVNAMRHAARQAGQDIIDLGMGNPDLPPPDYVIDKLCEVARKPNAHGYSQSRGIPGLRKAQADYYARRFGVDLDPDGEVVVTMGSKEGLASLATAISAPGDVVLAPNPSYPIHTFGFIVAGATIRSVPVTPNEDYWRALEAAMAYTVPRPTVLIVNYPSNPTAEVVDLAFYERLVDWARDNKVMVLSDLAYSELYFDGKPTPSILQVKGAKDVAVEFTSLSKTFSMAGWRMGFCVGNRRMVAALTRVKSYLDYGAFTPIQAAACAALNGPEDVVQRNRDLYQKRRDVMVESFTRAGWPIPLPAASMFTWAPLPEQMAHMGSLEFSKRLLTEAGVAVAAGVGFGERGEGHVRIAMVENEQRLRQAARNIKRFLSGPGGAE
- a CDS encoding PHA/PHB synthase family protein, producing MAKQDDSSQDVANIFTEMLRIQGEVARQAFGTALPGYDGLVPDQEQIDEWGKSTLRIQKMWLDAGGREDDSPLPLMADPASWFDTMQKLAQANPLLDPDRQQAMMAEGLELWERVLGGYGIGPKAGGEEPSELPRKDRRFADPAWREQPVYALMHQTYLLLAERIQQAVDGLQGMEEEEREQLRFATRSVLEAMSPANFPLTNPVVLERTLDTQGRNLVTGMERLAGDIERGQLTHTDSSAFTLGKNIAVTPGKVVHETPMYQLIQYSPATDEVYQTPLVIFPPWINRFYILDLNPKKSFVRWAVEQGLTVFMVSWKSADESMADVEWDDYIRAQIDAIDHVRARLKVPAVHTIGYCVAGTTLAATLAILARRGEADKVASATFFTAQVDFEQAGELKHFVDDTKLEMIRQASQGGYLDGRYMAATFNLLRGSDLIWNTMVQHYLLGEDYPAFDLLHWNGDVTNLPAKWHSQYLRDLYRDNRLVVPDALVADGTSIDLNLIETPAYVQAGREDHIAPPESVWKLGQVLNGPVRFVLAGSGHIAGVVNPPGSGKYQYWINDGEPGSLDEFREGAVEHPGSWWTDWIAWIEQQAPKRIKATGKRKPGSGRDKVIEDAPGRYVATR
- a CDS encoding phasin family protein, producing the protein MADAVDNAEKAYAEASAEAKPVAKPAAAKADAKASPEPKKAEPKTKAATEKAAPKTKAVAKKPAPKKAAAKAPKKKTTRVGVTSAAKRKARVAGRKPAAKPIAAQVDAKSLNELKEKIMAKKTEDFTKTMTTAMTEMQDRAKSAYEKSTEFAGEATEFAKGNVEAVVESGKILSGGMQDMGATVVAEAKSAYKTMTADMKEMAAVKSPTDLFQLQGAILRRNFDAMVQASSKNTEAAMKLANDAFAPISARANVAADKLAKVAA
- the clpS gene encoding ATP-dependent Clp protease adapter ClpS, giving the protein MAADDGVKKGDDDAGDTETGIATKTRAKPKKPSQYKVLLLNDDYTPMEFVVVVLKKFFRMDMEQATRVMLHVHQRGVGVCGIFPYEIAETKVNQVMDCARENQHPLQCTLEKA
- a CDS encoding LptF/LptG family permease — translated: MTFITKTDRYIFKLVLVPMISVFVIAASLLLLDKMLRLFEFVSSEGGPVGVVFKMLLNLIPEYSTLAIPLGLLLGILLAFRKLATSSEIDVMRAVGWGYGRLLRVPYLITLFLVAVNFAIVGYLSPLARYTYSELEYELQSGALGASIKVGEFVSLEDQIALRIEASEDEGRELRGIFVRLGASDGQVLSISAREGRFLANREDRNTIILRLADGTIIHDDPGQVPRVLSFSQHDLPIDLPAIERFRERGQVGDRREFILPELVRVGWADSTTEVERDATLANLNFRLVEVVMMFLLPLLAVALAIPPKRSTSALGVFVAIVMVVAYHKINQYGEGVAELGRVNPYLALWGPFVVFAGIIVWMYHQVAHVPGGQAIGALEAFYGKTAKRLGRLLKRGRPRAAQEEAAGVV
- the lptG gene encoding LPS export ABC transporter permease LptG, with product MLFDFFPSRKLTWYLAKTFITRILAMLVMLVLVLLALDLLSKTGDILAYEGNGQAELLRYAGYRMPQLVARFMPYSVLLATIITLATLNQNSEVTAMKAAGLSAHQILAPLLLTALVVAGFSFVFNERVVTRVTSDLQTWQGVDYGPMPKESGTRTNVYLTDGQNVLMARTVSGSGAQTLMRDVTFYQRDEAGMIRQRMQADSASYAGNGWRLENPRSFDVARASERALEGDVVVAPELGLDEVALGKINPDAETLSELSASIAALKATGRRTAELEGKWWHKISGPLSAVLMPLLGAVAGFGLARSGQLFARAVIGMSLGFAYFVVDNAALAMGSFGGYPPLLAAWAPFFLFFLIGETVLIRTEE